A stretch of the Candidatus Palauibacter australiensis genome encodes the following:
- a CDS encoding Nif3-like dinuclear metal center hexameric protein, producing MAGSRGGSGDRPGKRAGCREIAAWADDFLRVAEVEDYPFALNGLQVDGCRPVARIGAATDACLATIDLATEAGCDLLLVHHGLFWGGVRPLVGPSYERFRRLFASGMGVYSAHLPLDAHPGIGNNVLLAAELGLRESEPFGSFRGNDGIGVIGALDASRGELADRAEAVCGRAPIVIAGGPERVSRLAIVTGGAGSMIEAAAMAGADTFLTGEGNHHTYHEAMELGINVIYAGHYGTETLGVRALAKLAAEHFGAVHTFFDVPTGL from the coding sequence GTGGCGGGATCTCGCGGCGGAAGCGGCGACAGGCCGGGGAAACGCGCCGGGTGCCGCGAGATCGCGGCGTGGGCGGACGATTTCCTGCGCGTCGCCGAAGTGGAGGATTACCCGTTCGCGCTCAACGGGCTGCAGGTCGACGGATGCCGTCCCGTGGCCCGCATCGGCGCCGCCACCGACGCCTGTCTGGCCACCATCGATCTCGCGACCGAGGCCGGGTGCGATCTCCTGCTCGTCCACCACGGACTGTTCTGGGGTGGGGTGCGCCCTCTCGTCGGACCATCGTACGAGCGGTTTCGCCGGCTGTTCGCGAGCGGCATGGGCGTGTACTCGGCGCACCTTCCGCTCGACGCGCACCCCGGGATCGGAAACAACGTCCTCCTCGCCGCCGAACTCGGTCTGCGGGAAAGCGAGCCTTTCGGGTCCTTCAGGGGGAATGATGGGATCGGCGTCATCGGCGCGCTCGACGCGTCTCGCGGCGAACTTGCGGACCGGGCCGAAGCCGTGTGCGGACGGGCCCCCATCGTGATCGCCGGGGGCCCGGAACGCGTGTCGCGGCTCGCCATCGTCACGGGAGGCGCGGGTTCGATGATCGAAGCCGCCGCCATGGCGGGAGCCGACACCTTCCTCACGGGAGAGGGGAACCACCATACGTACCACGAGGCGATGGAACTGGGGATCAACGTGATCTATGCCGGCCACTACGGAACGGAGACGCTGGGCGTCCGGGCTCTGGCGAAGCTCGCGGCGGAACATTTCGGAGCGGTGCACACGTTCTTCGACGTCCCCACCGGTCTCTAG
- a CDS encoding MlaD family protein: MRDPGLRDHGAEVRVGAFVLLAAAVIVAGLFWISGSPFRGPTIRVWGIAGNANRIATASPVLLRGVEVGTVDEVALEAERVVLTMTLSTRVRLPVDTRGTIQPDGFLGQQLVELTPGTSARTLAEGDTLSLDRRSDLTSLASTLGDEVGSLIGELESLLGGGLAENVATGSEAFTLAMRELAGILETERASIGGLLANMDTLSNRLAGMTGSEEVDRTLANLDTLSTRLAAASTDFSAAGRSLAEITRALEGGEGTLGKLLREDAVHDELLETLGTLRASGEELALLLRDIRERPDRYLTDLKVSVF; encoded by the coding sequence GTGAGGGATCCGGGGCTGCGCGACCACGGCGCCGAGGTCCGGGTCGGCGCATTCGTCCTCCTGGCAGCGGCCGTCATCGTCGCGGGTCTGTTCTGGATATCGGGTTCGCCGTTCCGAGGCCCCACCATCCGCGTGTGGGGGATCGCCGGGAACGCGAACCGGATCGCCACCGCGTCGCCCGTCCTGCTGCGCGGGGTGGAGGTCGGCACCGTAGACGAAGTCGCGCTCGAAGCGGAGCGCGTCGTCCTCACGATGACGCTCTCCACGCGCGTCCGACTGCCGGTGGACACGCGGGGCACGATCCAGCCGGATGGATTCCTGGGCCAGCAACTCGTCGAACTCACGCCGGGGACGAGTGCCCGGACGCTGGCGGAGGGCGATACGCTCTCGCTCGACCGCCGATCCGACCTCACATCGCTGGCTTCGACCCTCGGGGACGAGGTGGGCTCGCTGATCGGCGAGCTGGAATCGCTGCTCGGCGGCGGCCTGGCCGAGAATGTCGCCACCGGGTCCGAGGCGTTCACGCTCGCGATGCGGGAACTCGCCGGGATCCTCGAGACGGAGCGCGCGTCGATCGGAGGCCTGCTTGCCAACATGGACACCCTGTCGAACCGGCTCGCGGGGATGACCGGGTCCGAGGAGGTCGATCGCACGCTGGCCAACCTCGACACGCTCTCGACGCGACTCGCCGCCGCCAGCACGGATTTCTCGGCCGCCGGCCGGTCCCTCGCCGAGATCACGCGGGCGTTGGAAGGCGGAGAGGGAACGCTCGGCAAACTCCTGCGCGAAGATGCGGTCCACGACGAACTGCTGGAGACATTGGGGACGCTGCGCGCCTCGGGCGAGGAACTCGCCCTCCTCCTGCGGGACATCCGCGAACGGCCGGATCGCTACCTGACGGACCTCAAGGTCTCGGTCTTCTAG